The following proteins are encoded in a genomic region of Streptomyces sp. NBC_01723:
- a CDS encoding GntR family transcriptional regulator has protein sequence MPEQPPYLRIADELRRRIAEHLWEPGDRLPSRAQIGQECGVGENVVRRAQELLISQGVLEGRAGSGTYVAEPRQRVRVVRSSAREQPSGSPFRADMKAVGRQGDWESRTDAKVPAPADIAARLGVDDGELCVRTVYEFLADGRPVQLSTSWEPYDLTAGTLVVLPEGGPHAGAGVVNRMAAIGITVSHAVEQPEPRQASAEEASLLGIQKAALVTHIRRTYYSDEGRPVETADIVVPAAHCEIVYEIPISR, from the coding sequence ATGCCTGAGCAGCCGCCCTATCTCCGCATCGCCGACGAGCTCCGGCGGCGGATCGCGGAGCACCTGTGGGAGCCAGGAGACCGCCTGCCTTCCCGCGCGCAGATCGGCCAGGAGTGCGGTGTCGGTGAGAACGTGGTCCGTCGGGCGCAGGAGCTGCTGATCTCCCAAGGTGTGCTGGAGGGCCGAGCCGGGTCGGGTACCTACGTCGCCGAGCCCCGGCAGCGGGTCCGCGTGGTGCGGTCATCGGCGCGCGAGCAGCCGAGCGGGTCGCCCTTCCGGGCCGACATGAAGGCCGTGGGCAGGCAAGGGGACTGGGAGAGCCGGACGGACGCCAAGGTGCCGGCGCCCGCAGACATCGCGGCGCGTCTCGGGGTCGACGACGGTGAGCTGTGCGTGCGGACGGTGTACGAGTTCCTGGCGGACGGCAGGCCAGTGCAACTGTCGACGAGTTGGGAGCCGTACGACCTCACAGCCGGCACTCTCGTCGTTCTTCCTGAGGGAGGGCCGCATGCTGGAGCGGGCGTCGTGAACCGTATGGCCGCGATCGGCATCACGGTCAGCCATGCCGTGGAGCAGCCGGAGCCGAGGCAGGCGTCCGCCGAGGAGGCGTCGCTACTCGGCATCCAGAAAGCCGCACTCGTTACGCACATCCGGCGGACCTACTACAGCGACGAAGGTCGGCCCGTTGAGACGGCGGACATTGTGGTGCCCGCGGCTCACTGCGAGATCGTCTACGAGATCCCGATCAGCCGTTAG
- a CDS encoding DUF4839 domain-containing protein, which translates to MADDIKYEYKTVQTVRGTDGLVISKMQKDGWELAEQAQGPLRSTLNFRRPKKPQPWLLIGAVAGVLVTLTIVIGTASALSGGGDRKDESDKSTAAASQKPAATPTPTVADSAAAEMITSQNNPEFAALLKADSCDDANLNFATKHEGKTVAFNGSIVNMAPHGNYDTRYDFLLGPGDKGPNTTAGPAFKYQDVSAFDLRLTGKKIPATVGTGDKFRFVAKVGEFNADQCLFFLDPVSTEVR; encoded by the coding sequence ATGGCCGACGACATCAAGTACGAGTACAAGACCGTGCAGACAGTTCGCGGCACCGACGGCTTGGTGATCTCGAAGATGCAGAAGGACGGCTGGGAGCTCGCGGAACAGGCCCAGGGCCCGCTTCGCTCCACCCTGAACTTCCGCCGACCGAAGAAGCCGCAGCCGTGGCTCCTAATCGGCGCGGTTGCCGGCGTCCTCGTGACCCTGACCATCGTCATCGGCACTGCCTCTGCACTCAGCGGCGGAGGCGATAGGAAGGACGAGTCGGACAAGTCGACGGCCGCCGCGAGCCAGAAGCCTGCCGCGACGCCGACTCCGACCGTGGCCGATTCGGCTGCCGCTGAGATGATCACGTCTCAGAACAACCCGGAATTCGCGGCGCTACTGAAGGCGGACTCGTGCGACGACGCGAACCTGAACTTCGCGACCAAGCACGAGGGCAAGACGGTCGCGTTCAACGGCTCGATCGTGAACATGGCGCCCCACGGTAACTACGACACCCGCTACGACTTCCTCCTGGGCCCAGGCGACAAGGGACCGAACACGACGGCCGGCCCGGCCTTCAAGTACCAGGACGTCAGCGCCTTTGACCTGAGACTGACCGGCAAGAAGATTCCCGCCACCGTCGGCACAGGCGACAAGTTCCGCTTCGTCGCGAAGGTGGGCGAGTTCAACGCGGACCAGTGCCTCTTCTTTCTTGACCCAGTCTCGACGGAAGTCCGGTAG
- a CDS encoding acyl-CoA thioesterase, which translates to MRHIYRCPLRWADMDAYGHVNNVVFLRYLEEARIDFLFRPEKDFKQGSVVARHEIDYKRQLVHRHHPVDIELWVTEIRAASFTLTYEVKDGDVVYVRASTVIVPFDFQTQMPRRITAEEREFLREYTDDKEEAVAA; encoded by the coding sequence TTGCGGCACATCTACCGCTGCCCGCTGCGCTGGGCGGACATGGACGCGTACGGCCACGTCAACAACGTGGTCTTCCTCCGCTACCTGGAGGAGGCACGCATCGACTTCCTGTTCCGCCCGGAGAAGGACTTCAAGCAGGGGTCTGTGGTGGCGCGCCACGAGATCGACTACAAGCGGCAGCTCGTCCACCGGCACCACCCGGTCGACATCGAGCTGTGGGTCACGGAGATAAGGGCGGCCTCCTTCACGCTCACCTACGAGGTCAAGGACGGGGACGTGGTCTACGTCCGCGCCTCGACCGTGATCGTGCCGTTCGACTTCCAGACGCAGATGCCCCGCCGCATCACCGCTGAGGAACGGGAGTTCCTGCGGGAGTACACGGACGACAAGGAGGAGGCCGTCGCCGCATGA
- a CDS encoding GntR family transcriptional regulator has protein sequence MRSRHLDIADDLRQQITAGRILPSERLPSEAALADRYGISTVTLRRALAVLQREGLVEKIHGKGNFVRRPYRKIMYIGGWGTLDPWTAAEPDLRVTIRSTAVQAQAHLATLLKVPTGSPVVEFTCLSREGVSPHGLARVYMPHDLVPPEALDDASTSREAARRFAFLAPPPTAARETVSARFPTPDEASALRIGIASVVLSITRIATDSTGRVVEATLLAFPGDRVDAVFTTHHEIDERQSRG, from the coding sequence ATGCGCTCACGCCACCTCGACATCGCCGACGACCTCCGGCAGCAGATCACAGCCGGCCGCATCCTGCCGAGCGAACGCCTTCCATCCGAGGCTGCCCTCGCCGACCGATACGGGATCAGCACGGTGACGCTGCGAAGAGCACTCGCCGTGCTCCAGAGGGAAGGCCTCGTCGAGAAGATCCACGGCAAAGGCAACTTCGTCCGACGCCCTTACCGCAAGATCATGTACATCGGCGGCTGGGGCACCCTGGACCCGTGGACCGCCGCCGAACCGGACTTGCGCGTCACCATCCGCAGCACCGCGGTTCAGGCACAAGCGCACTTGGCGACCTTGTTGAAGGTGCCCACGGGCAGCCCCGTCGTGGAGTTCACCTGCCTCAGCCGCGAAGGTGTGTCACCACACGGCCTGGCGCGCGTCTACATGCCGCACGACCTGGTCCCGCCCGAAGCACTCGACGACGCCTCCACATCCAGAGAGGCAGCCAGAAGGTTCGCCTTCCTCGCTCCACCCCCGACTGCTGCCCGAGAGACGGTGAGCGCTCGCTTCCCGACACCGGACGAAGCCTCGGCCCTCCGGATCGGCATCGCGTCAGTCGTCCTATCCATCACTCGCATCGCCACCGACTCCACGGGCCGCGTCGTCGAAGCCACGCTTCTGGCCTTCCCGGGGGATCGAGTCGACGCCGTGTTCACCACCCACCACGAAATCGACGAAAGGCAGAGCAGGGGGTGA
- the ettA gene encoding energy-dependent translational throttle protein EttA, translating to MAEYIYTMRKARKAHGDKVILDDVTLSFLPGAKIGVVGPNGAGKSTVLKIMAGLEQPSNGDAFLSPGYTVGILLQEPPLSEDKNVLENVQEGVAEVKGKLDRFNEIAEQMATDYSDALLEEMGKLQEELDHANAWDLDAQLEQAMDALGCPPGDWPVANLSGGEKRRVALCKLLLEAPDLLLLDEPTNHLDAESVNWLEQHLAKYEGTVVAVTHDRYFLDNVAGWICEVDRGRLHGYEGNYSKYLETKQTRLKVEGQKDAKRAKRLKDELEWVRSNAKGRQAKSKARLARYEEMAAEADKMRKLDFEEIQIPPGPRLGNVVVEVNNLSKAFGEKVLIDDLSFTLPRNGIVGVIGPNGAGKTTLFKMIQGFEEPDSGQIKVGDTVKISYVDQSRENIDPKKTLWAVVSDELDYINVGQVEMPSRAYVSAFGFKGPDQQKAAGVLSGGERNRLNLALTLKQGGNLLLLDEPTNDLDVETLSSLENALLEFPGCAVVVSHDRWFLDRVATHILAYEGESKWFWFEGNFESYEKNKVERLGADAARPHRATYKKLTRG from the coding sequence TTGGCTGAGTACATTTACACCATGCGCAAGGCGCGCAAAGCGCACGGCGACAAGGTGATCCTCGATGACGTCACCCTGAGCTTCCTGCCCGGCGCGAAGATCGGCGTGGTCGGGCCGAACGGTGCCGGTAAGTCGACCGTGCTGAAGATCATGGCCGGGCTGGAGCAGCCGTCCAACGGTGACGCGTTCCTGTCGCCGGGCTACACGGTCGGCATCCTGCTGCAGGAGCCCCCGCTGAGCGAGGACAAGAACGTCCTGGAGAACGTCCAGGAGGGTGTCGCCGAGGTCAAGGGCAAGCTCGACCGGTTCAACGAGATCGCCGAGCAGATGGCCACCGACTACTCGGACGCGCTGCTCGAGGAGATGGGCAAGCTCCAGGAGGAGCTCGACCACGCCAACGCCTGGGACCTCGACGCCCAGCTGGAGCAGGCCATGGACGCGCTGGGCTGCCCGCCCGGCGACTGGCCCGTCGCCAACCTCTCCGGCGGTGAGAAGCGCCGCGTCGCGCTGTGCAAGCTGCTGCTCGAGGCGCCCGACCTGCTGCTGCTCGACGAGCCCACCAACCACCTCGACGCCGAGTCGGTGAACTGGCTGGAGCAGCACCTCGCCAAGTACGAGGGCACCGTCGTGGCCGTGACCCACGACCGGTACTTCCTGGACAACGTCGCCGGCTGGATCTGCGAGGTCGACCGCGGCCGGCTGCACGGCTACGAGGGCAACTACTCCAAGTACCTGGAGACCAAGCAGACCCGCCTCAAGGTCGAGGGCCAGAAGGACGCCAAGCGGGCCAAGCGGCTGAAGGACGAGCTGGAGTGGGTGCGGTCGAACGCCAAGGGGCGGCAGGCCAAGTCCAAGGCGCGTCTCGCGCGGTACGAGGAGATGGCCGCCGAGGCCGACAAGATGCGGAAGCTGGACTTCGAGGAGATCCAGATCCCGCCGGGCCCGCGCCTGGGCAACGTCGTCGTCGAGGTCAACAACCTCAGCAAGGCCTTCGGCGAGAAGGTGCTCATCGACGATCTGTCGTTCACGCTGCCGCGCAACGGGATCGTCGGGGTCATCGGCCCCAACGGTGCCGGCAAGACCACCCTGTTCAAGATGATCCAGGGCTTCGAGGAGCCGGACTCCGGGCAGATCAAGGTCGGCGACACCGTCAAGATCTCCTACGTCGACCAGAGCCGCGAGAACATCGACCCCAAGAAGACGCTGTGGGCCGTGGTCAGCGACGAGCTGGACTACATCAACGTCGGCCAGGTCGAGATGCCGAGCCGGGCGTACGTCTCCGCCTTCGGGTTCAAGGGGCCGGACCAGCAGAAGGCGGCCGGGGTGCTCTCCGGCGGTGAGCGCAACCGGCTCAACCTCGCGCTCACCCTCAAGCAGGGCGGCAACCTGCTGCTCCTCGACGAGCCGACCAACGACCTCGACGTCGAGACCCTCAGCAGCCTGGAGAACGCCCTCCTCGAGTTCCCCGGGTGCGCCGTGGTCGTCTCCCACGACCGGTGGTTCCTCGACCGGGTCGCCACGCACATCCTCGCCTACGAGGGCGAGTCCAAGTGGTTCTGGTTCGAGGGCAACTTCGAGTCGTACGAGAAGAACAAGGTCGAGCGGCTCGGCGCGGACGCCGCACGTCCGCACCGCGCCACCTACAAGAAGCTGACCCGGGGCTGA
- a CDS encoding ABC transporter ATP-binding protein — MTTNPTLADLADRATASRDRPAYGHDALITCDRLVRIFSADGVEVQALQGLDLLVREGELMALVGASGSGKSTLMNILAGLDTPTAGAARVADRDLLTMTAKDRLAYRREVVGFVWQQTSRNLLPYLTAAQNVALPMQLAGARGRTGRRARAERSLELLELLDVADCRERRPREMSGGQQQRVAIAVALAGAPSVLLADEPTGELDSHTAEQIFAAFRTANERLGTTIVIVTHDQAVAGEVRRTVAIRDGRTSTEVLRRSEVDAATGHETVVAREYAMLDRAGRLQLPADYTAALGMRDRVALELEADHIAVRPDDSDRD; from the coding sequence ATGACGACGAACCCGACCCTCGCCGACCTGGCCGACCGCGCCACCGCGTCCCGCGACCGGCCCGCCTACGGCCACGACGCGCTGATCACCTGCGACCGCCTGGTCCGGATCTTCAGCGCGGACGGCGTGGAGGTGCAGGCCCTCCAGGGCCTCGACCTGCTGGTCCGCGAGGGCGAGTTGATGGCCCTCGTCGGTGCCTCGGGCAGCGGCAAGTCCACGCTGATGAACATCCTCGCCGGACTGGACACCCCCACCGCCGGGGCGGCCCGGGTGGCGGACCGCGACCTGCTCACGATGACCGCGAAGGACCGCCTCGCCTACCGCCGCGAGGTGGTCGGCTTCGTCTGGCAGCAGACCTCACGCAACCTGCTGCCGTACCTGACGGCGGCCCAGAACGTGGCCCTGCCGATGCAGTTGGCGGGCGCACGCGGCCGGACCGGCCGACGGGCCCGTGCCGAGCGGTCCCTGGAGCTGCTGGAGCTGCTGGACGTCGCCGACTGCCGCGAGCGCCGCCCGCGGGAGATGTCCGGCGGTCAGCAGCAACGCGTCGCCATCGCGGTGGCCCTCGCGGGCGCGCCCTCGGTGCTGCTCGCCGACGAGCCCACGGGCGAGCTGGACTCCCACACGGCGGAACAGATCTTCGCCGCGTTCCGGACCGCGAACGAGCGTCTGGGCACCACCATCGTCATCGTCACCCACGACCAGGCGGTGGCGGGCGAGGTCCGCCGCACGGTGGCCATCCGCGACGGCCGCACCTCCACGGAGGTCCTGCGCCGCAGCGAGGTGGACGCCGCGACCGGCCACGAGACGGTGGTGGCCCGCGAGTACGCCATGCTCGACCGCGCCGGACGGCTCCAGCTGCCCGCCGACTACACCGCGGCCCTCGGCATGCGCGACCGCGTCGCCCTGGAACTGGAGGCGGACCACATCGCCGTACGCCCCGACGACAGCGACCGGGACTGA
- a CDS encoding DUF4262 domain-containing protein, with protein MDDSPCSCLLCAPPAEAPALDERDGRIAANVTDHGWHVMGVGVGEEAPADWAYSIGLWHTLRSPEVCVFGLRVETMMSVLNVAGREIRNGHPLQSDQRRDDILNGFSVAVRRVHPSWYRDFIGAGLDFYQAPPLPVMQLFWPDKEGRFPWDDQAQEYCRTSQPQLWISKAETSGPWADLG; from the coding sequence GTGGACGACTCCCCTTGCTCCTGCCTCCTGTGCGCGCCCCCTGCCGAAGCCCCGGCCTTGGACGAACGCGACGGACGCATAGCCGCGAACGTCACCGACCACGGCTGGCACGTGATGGGCGTCGGAGTCGGGGAAGAGGCGCCGGCGGACTGGGCCTACTCGATCGGCCTGTGGCACACCTTGCGCAGCCCTGAGGTCTGCGTCTTCGGCCTGCGGGTCGAGACGATGATGTCCGTCCTCAACGTCGCGGGACGAGAGATCCGCAACGGCCACCCTCTGCAATCCGACCAGCGGCGCGACGACATCCTGAACGGCTTCTCGGTGGCCGTCCGGCGGGTGCACCCGAGCTGGTACCGGGACTTCATCGGCGCCGGCCTCGACTTCTACCAGGCCCCTCCGCTTCCGGTCATGCAACTGTTCTGGCCTGACAAGGAAGGCCGGTTCCCCTGGGACGACCAGGCGCAGGAGTACTGCCGTACGAGTCAGCCTCAGCTGTGGATCTCAAAGGCCGAGACCAGCGGGCCCTGGGCCGACCTCGGCTGA
- a CDS encoding FtsX-like permease family protein produces the protein MRPVSAPWVRTRLRAAPGAAWALAVLVALTACLAAAFPRALDRYADAGLDRALAQARPDRTSVLVVAPQPDFGLSPREREESLRPDPLGRRYAKAVAAVDRRAPLAVDRAQSTYGVRTTDGLPVPEPWLPQPSGLPAQFYFAAQHGLGDHARIDSGRLPAVTGAPVTAATGALEAAVTTETARTLRIKVGSVLHVPGVERAPLTVRITGVLAPRDPDGAYWSTQSVLREPSLMTVPGAAGADRERYWLGTLLLAPDAGPALLGTAGAPVRYWQLAPETDALHAHDVDGLTSAVAALESGPGLREVRSGVDPLADVSTDLDETALAFDGLRSGIGPLVAVAAAGAGTVAGVVLLMAGGLAADRRRAELALLRARGASLRGVAGRLFTETAVVALPAGALGLAAALFALPGGRLAPAVWAAVAVTTVACAALPLRAAVAHRAVRVHDGRRDVASARPSRRRTVAELTAVALALGAVETLRRRGASGTGGDLVSAAPVLVGVIAALVLVRLYPLPLRHLARPAGRLRGAVGHLALARSGRTSVSAVLPLLALLTALTTAAFGGSVLAGVTDARDRAALLTVGADARIEETGPLQDGLPDRVRGTSGVRDVVEVGLGYQAKGPDGRQTLPVAGVDPAAYARLAAETGLGAFEAEELRRRGGSEEPLRALASPSLAERFGTGRFRIRVEDGTSVTVRIALVRDRTPAVSGEDFLVVDRAGLSAEAARPTVLLLTGDPVDAGALRRAAGDDAGAEASAVKLRSEERDRYVDSPLQSGAERVYAGAVVAGTGYAVLALLLSLLRAAPERAALLARLRTMGLTRAQGRRLLVLESLPQAVLAAAGGALTGWAAIRLLAPGLDLTTIALAGAASPVGRAELRTDPWSLALPAVAVLVVAVGVAGVQAWWSGRRGSVTELRAGDAR, from the coding sequence TTGAGACCGGTGAGCGCTCCCTGGGTCCGCACCCGGCTTCGGGCCGCGCCCGGTGCCGCCTGGGCCCTCGCGGTACTGGTGGCGCTGACCGCGTGTCTGGCCGCCGCCTTCCCGAGGGCACTGGACCGGTACGCGGACGCCGGCCTCGACCGGGCTCTGGCGCAGGCCCGCCCCGACCGGACCAGCGTGCTGGTGGTCGCCCCGCAGCCCGACTTCGGTCTCTCGCCGCGAGAGCGGGAGGAGTCGCTGCGCCCGGACCCGCTGGGCCGGCGGTACGCCAAGGCGGTCGCCGCCGTGGACCGCCGCGCTCCGCTCGCCGTCGACCGGGCGCAGTCGACGTACGGGGTGCGCACCACCGACGGTCTCCCGGTGCCGGAACCCTGGCTGCCGCAGCCGAGCGGCCTGCCGGCCCAGTTCTACTTCGCCGCCCAGCACGGCCTCGGCGACCACGCCCGGATCGACTCCGGCCGCCTGCCGGCCGTGACCGGCGCCCCGGTGACCGCCGCGACCGGCGCGCTGGAGGCGGCCGTCACCACCGAGACGGCCCGCACGCTGCGCATCAAGGTGGGCTCCGTCCTGCACGTGCCCGGCGTCGAACGCGCCCCGCTCACCGTCCGGATCACCGGCGTCCTCGCCCCGCGCGACCCCGACGGCGCCTACTGGTCCACCCAGTCCGTGCTGCGCGAGCCGTCGCTGATGACGGTGCCGGGGGCGGCGGGCGCGGACCGCGAACGCTACTGGCTGGGCACGCTGCTGCTCGCCCCGGACGCCGGTCCCGCCCTGCTGGGCACGGCCGGGGCCCCCGTCCGCTACTGGCAGCTGGCCCCCGAGACCGACGCGCTGCACGCCCACGACGTGGACGGGCTGACCTCGGCCGTCGCCGCCCTGGAGTCCGGGCCGGGCCTGCGCGAGGTGCGTTCGGGGGTCGACCCGCTGGCGGACGTCAGCACGGACCTGGACGAGACGGCCCTCGCCTTCGACGGACTGCGGTCGGGCATCGGCCCGCTGGTCGCGGTCGCCGCCGCCGGGGCCGGCACGGTCGCGGGGGTCGTGCTACTGATGGCGGGCGGCCTGGCAGCCGACCGCCGCCGCGCCGAACTCGCCCTGCTGCGGGCCCGCGGCGCCTCCCTGCGGGGCGTCGCGGGGCGGCTGTTCACCGAGACCGCCGTGGTCGCGCTGCCCGCGGGCGCCCTCGGCCTCGCCGCCGCCCTGTTCGCGCTGCCCGGTGGCCGGCTCGCCCCCGCCGTCTGGGCGGCCGTCGCGGTCACCACCGTGGCCTGCGCCGCGCTGCCCCTGCGCGCGGCCGTCGCGCACCGCGCCGTACGGGTCCACGACGGCCGCCGGGACGTGGCCTCCGCCCGTCCGTCCCGGCGGCGTACGGTCGCCGAACTCACCGCCGTCGCCCTGGCGCTCGGCGCGGTCGAGACCCTGCGTCGGCGCGGCGCGTCCGGCACCGGCGGGGACCTGGTGTCGGCGGCACCGGTACTGGTCGGGGTGATCGCCGCGCTGGTGCTCGTGCGCCTGTACCCTCTGCCCCTGCGCCACCTCGCCCGCCCGGCGGGACGCCTGCGCGGCGCGGTGGGCCACCTGGCGCTGGCCCGCTCGGGCCGTACGTCGGTCTCGGCGGTGCTGCCGCTCCTCGCCCTGCTGACCGCGCTCACCACGGCCGCGTTCGGCGGCTCGGTCCTCGCCGGGGTGACGGACGCCCGCGACCGGGCGGCGCTGCTCACCGTCGGCGCCGACGCCCGCATCGAGGAGACCGGGCCGCTCCAGGACGGCCTGCCCGACCGCGTGCGCGGCACCTCCGGCGTCCGGGACGTGGTCGAGGTCGGACTGGGCTACCAGGCCAAGGGCCCGGACGGCCGCCAGACCCTGCCGGTGGCCGGTGTGGACCCGGCCGCCTACGCGCGGCTCGCGGCGGAGACCGGGCTGGGGGCCTTCGAGGCGGAGGAGCTGAGGCGGCGCGGCGGTTCCGAGGAGCCGCTGCGGGCGCTGGCCTCGCCGTCCCTCGCCGAACGGTTCGGCACCGGGCGGTTCCGGATCCGCGTGGAGGACGGCACCTCGGTCACGGTCCGGATCGCCCTCGTCCGCGACCGCACCCCCGCCGTCTCCGGTGAGGACTTCCTGGTCGTGGACCGGGCCGGACTCTCCGCCGAGGCGGCGCGCCCGACCGTACTGCTGCTGACCGGCGACCCGGTGGACGCGGGCGCGCTGCGCCGTGCGGCGGGTGACGACGCCGGTGCCGAGGCCAGTGCGGTGAAGCTGCGGTCCGAGGAGCGGGACCGGTACGTCGACTCGCCCCTCCAGTCCGGCGCCGAGCGCGTCTACGCCGGTGCCGTCGTCGCGGGCACCGGCTACGCCGTCCTCGCCCTGCTGCTCTCCCTGCTGCGCGCCGCCCCCGAACGCGCCGCCCTGCTGGCCCGGCTGCGCACCATGGGCCTCACCCGGGCGCAGGGCCGCCGCCTGCTCGTCCTGGAGTCCCTCCCCCAGGCCGTGCTGGCCGCCGCGGGAGGGGCCCTGACCGGCTGGGCGGCGATCCGTCTGCTCGCCCCCGGCCTCGACCTGACCACGATCGCCCTGGCGGGTGCCGCGTCCCCGGTGGGCCGCGCCGAACTGCGCACCGACCCGTGGTCGCTGGCCCTGCCGGCGGTCGCGGTGCTGGTGGTGGCGGTGGGCGTCGCCGGGGTGCAGGCGTGGTGGTCGGGCCGGCGCGGGTCGGTCACCGAACTGAGGGCGGGGGACGCGCGGTGA